In one window of Aceticella autotrophica DNA:
- the deoD gene encoding purine-nucleoside phosphorylase: MSIHINAKQNDIAETVLLPGDPLRAKYIAENFLEDAVCYNKVRGMYGFTGKYKGKRVSVQGTGMGIPSLSIYANELIEEYKVKNLIRIGTCGSMQPDIKLRDIIIAMASSTDSAINKIRFNGMDYAPTASFILLKKAYDIAVKKDINVKVGGILTSDTFYHDDPDDWKLWAKFGVLAVEMETSGLYTLAAKYHVDALSILTVSDSLVTGDTTTSHEREKTFKDMLNIALELIE, encoded by the coding sequence TTGAGTATCCATATAAATGCAAAACAAAATGATATTGCTGAAACCGTATTGCTTCCAGGTGATCCTTTAAGAGCAAAATATATTGCAGAAAATTTTTTGGAGGATGCTGTATGTTATAACAAGGTTAGAGGGATGTATGGATTTACAGGAAAATATAAAGGGAAAAGAGTTTCTGTTCAGGGTACCGGTATGGGTATTCCTTCATTGTCAATATATGCCAATGAACTTATTGAAGAATATAAAGTAAAAAATCTCATTAGGATAGGAACATGCGGGTCAATGCAGCCTGATATAAAATTAAGGGATATTATAATAGCAATGGCATCATCAACCGATTCCGCCATAAACAAAATAAGGTTTAATGGAATGGATTATGCACCAACAGCAAGTTTTATTTTACTAAAGAAGGCTTATGATATAGCAGTTAAAAAGGATATCAATGTAAAAGTAGGAGGCATATTGACTTCTGATACATTCTATCATGATGACCCTGATGATTGGAAATTATGGGCAAAGTTTGGAGTCTTAGCAGTTGAGATGGAAACAAGCGGTTTATATACACTTGCAGCAAAATACCATGTAGATGCTCTTTCAATCTTAACCGTAAGTGATAGTCTTGTTACAGGTGATACTACAACTTCGCATGAAAGAGAAAAAACATTTAAGGACATGTTAAATATAGCATTGGAATTAATCGAATAA
- a CDS encoding type I phosphomannose isomerase catalytic subunit gives MKPLKFKPIFMERIWGGDTLKRKYNFDIPENKKIGEMWCLSDNTTAVSVIDDGEYAGIKINELTKKFYREIYGDKHNYERFPLLIKLIDAHDKLSVQVHPDDEYAYKYENGDSGKTEMWYIIDAKPGAKLICGLKKGTTKEEFKKLLEHERLEECLNEIEVNPGDVVYIPSGMVHAIGDGILICEIQQNSDLTYRVYDYNRVDTSGRKRQLHVKKALDVIDFNLRGDKIVPDFRNIDGSRISEVLRTKYFSIDIFEIDTCINIIKEGIFNTLTVIDNPCKLKYKEGEINIKAGETILIPAQIDEFYLEGNSKIIRAYI, from the coding sequence ATGAAGCCGTTAAAGTTTAAACCTATTTTTATGGAGAGGATTTGGGGTGGAGATACATTAAAAAGGAAATATAATTTTGACATCCCGGAAAATAAAAAAATAGGTGAAATGTGGTGTCTTTCTGATAATACAACAGCAGTAAGTGTAATTGATGATGGGGAATATGCCGGTATAAAAATAAATGAATTAACCAAGAAGTTTTATAGGGAGATATATGGTGATAAGCATAATTATGAAAGGTTTCCGCTTCTTATTAAACTCATTGATGCTCATGACAAGTTATCTGTACAGGTACATCCGGATGATGAGTATGCATACAAATATGAAAATGGAGATAGTGGAAAAACCGAAATGTGGTACATAATTGATGCAAAGCCGGGAGCAAAGCTTATATGTGGTCTTAAAAAAGGGACAACGAAGGAAGAATTTAAGAAGCTCCTTGAACATGAGAGGCTTGAAGAATGTCTTAATGAGATAGAGGTTAATCCCGGCGATGTTGTTTATATACCATCTGGCATGGTTCATGCCATTGGGGATGGGATATTAATATGTGAAATACAGCAAAATTCAGATCTTACTTACAGAGTCTATGATTATAACAGAGTAGATACATCTGGCAGGAAACGCCAACTCCATGTAAAAAAGGCTCTTGATGTGATCGATTTTAATTTAAGAGGAGACAAGATCGTGCCGGATTTTAGAAATATTGATGGCAGCAGGATATCAGAGGTATTGAGAACAAAATATTTCAGTATAGATATTTTTGAGATAGACACTTGTATAAATATTATAAAGGAGGGTATCTTTAATACCCTGACGGTTATAGATAATCCCTGTAAATTAAAATATAAAGAAGGAGAAATTAATATTAAAGCCGGAGAGACAATTTTAATTCCAGCACAAATTGATGAATTTTATTTGGAAGGTAATTCCAAAATAATAAGGGCATATATATGA
- a CDS encoding Yip1 family protein has product MSFLERLYGILFQPVKTIREIIRKKPIWQSILVLILTGLLPAITAKIVYPKDLYGNGMNIFSSSQFYSIFMTMAIVSSIFLRPIMLFVSTSIYHLIAEFMGFKVCIKDDEKTFIEDGSNSDNQKDEASVGTGKGLYSALAFATLPMIFMVIINLIFRFTTVHYEWIFTLIFTIWVIVLDIISIRENYKMNNGNAALTFFLPFIVLIAIVILMMIFMGVVMAPAINEIMRNIHSMPAPY; this is encoded by the coding sequence ATGAGTTTTTTAGAAAGGCTTTATGGTATTTTATTTCAACCTGTTAAGACTATAAGAGAGATAATCAGAAAAAAACCTATCTGGCAATCAATTTTAGTACTTATTTTGACGGGATTATTACCTGCTATTACAGCCAAAATCGTTTATCCCAAAGATTTATATGGAAATGGGATGAACATATTTAGCAGCAGCCAATTTTATTCTATTTTTATGACAATGGCGATTGTTTCTTCTATTTTTTTAAGACCAATAATGCTTTTTGTCTCAACATCTATATATCATTTAATAGCAGAATTTATGGGTTTTAAGGTATGTATAAAAGATGATGAAAAAACATTTATTGAGGATGGAAGTAATTCAGATAATCAGAAAGATGAAGCATCAGTAGGAACAGGCAAGGGATTATATTCGGCATTGGCTTTTGCTACACTTCCTATGATTTTTATGGTTATTATTAATCTTATTTTTAGGTTTACAACCGTACATTATGAATGGATATTTACCCTTATTTTTACGATATGGGTTATCGTGCTGGATATTATATCCATAAGAGAGAATTATAAAATGAATAACGGTAATGCTGCATTAACTTTTTTCCTGCCTTTCATAGTTCTTATTGCAATAGTCATACTTATGATGATTTTTATGGGTGTTGTAATGGCACCGGCAATCAATGAGATAATGAGAAATATTCATTCTATGCCTGCTCCTTATTAA
- a CDS encoding DUF3343 domain-containing protein, whose translation MKGHFIAFKSTNYALMADTILKNKKIKFKTVPTPRVIDLSCGIAIMYEKEDEEKIKKILREYKIEIKGFYKIE comes from the coding sequence ATGAAAGGCCACTTTATAGCATTTAAAAGTACAAATTATGCTCTTATGGCAGACACAATTTTAAAAAATAAAAAAATTAAATTTAAAACAGTGCCTACACCGCGGGTTATTGATTTAAGCTGTGGTATTGCAATAATGTATGAAAAAGAAGATGAAGAAAAGATAAAAAAGATACTTCGTGAATATAAAATAGAAATTAAAGGTTTTTATAAGATAGAATAG
- a CDS encoding CDP-alcohol phosphatidyltransferase family protein, which produces MNIANLITLMRFFLIPFFIYSFFYIPNGNVYAAIIFIISGITDVIDGYIARHCNQITKTGILLDPLADKLMILAVLACLWLKGMIPFFIILIILIKEMLMIIGAVILYKKRDVAISANKFGKATTVLFYIAIIFSIFGWPYGLTLMIAALILALLSFVIYAIEFKFYNSI; this is translated from the coding sequence ATGAATATAGCAAATTTAATAACTTTGATGAGATTTTTTCTTATACCTTTTTTTATTTATAGTTTTTTTTATATTCCTAATGGTAATGTATATGCAGCAATTATATTTATTATATCGGGTATAACCGATGTAATTGATGGATATATAGCAAGGCATTGTAATCAAATTACAAAAACAGGGATATTGTTAGACCCACTTGCAGATAAATTAATGATTCTTGCTGTTTTGGCTTGTTTATGGCTTAAGGGTATGATCCCTTTTTTTATAATATTAATTATTTTAATTAAGGAGATGTTAATGATTATAGGTGCTGTAATTTTATATAAAAAGCGTGATGTTGCAATTTCTGCAAATAAATTTGGAAAAGCAACAACTGTTTTGTTTTATATAGCAATAATTTTTTCGATTTTTGGATGGCCTTATGGGTTAACATTAATGATAGCAGCTTTAATCCTTGCACTTTTATCTTTTGTAATATATGCTATTGAATTCAAGTTTTATAACAGTATTTGA
- a CDS encoding biotin transporter BioY gives MKNPILSVKDMVLAALFAALTFIMGFISIPLPFSPVPITGQTFAVMLAGNLLNPLTAFFSLFVFDLLGAVGIPVFAGLRGGLGILLGPTGGYLIGFPIAALVISLLLKRRKLNFITLMSVNIIGLIIIYLIGVSYLSIITGMNLNKALIAGVYPFIPGDLIKIILTSLFALKLKPAISKYMTSRS, from the coding sequence ATGAAAAATCCGATATTATCAGTAAAAGACATGGTTTTGGCAGCACTATTTGCAGCTTTAACATTTATAATGGGGTTTATCAGTATTCCCCTTCCATTTTCCCCGGTGCCAATTACCGGACAAACTTTTGCTGTAATGCTGGCAGGTAATCTTTTAAATCCCTTAACAGCTTTTTTTAGCCTTTTTGTATTCGATCTTCTCGGAGCAGTAGGAATCCCCGTATTTGCTGGATTGCGAGGAGGTCTGGGTATTTTATTAGGACCAACAGGAGGATATCTCATTGGTTTTCCAATCGCCGCACTTGTTATATCACTCCTCCTGAAAAGAAGAAAGCTGAATTTTATTACACTAATGTCCGTTAATATTATAGGACTAATTATAATATATTTAATAGGGGTATCATACCTCTCAATAATTACAGGTATGAACTTAAATAAAGCCCTTATTGCAGGCGTATATCCTTTTATACCGGGTGATTTAATAAAAATTATTCTTACTTCATTATTTGCATTAAAACTTAAACCTGCAATTTCCAAATACATGACAAGCAGATCATAG
- a CDS encoding valine--tRNA ligase: protein MDIAKTYNPKEFEDRIYNEWMQKGYFTPKIDPDKKPFTIVIPPPNITGQLHMGHALDNTMQDIIIRWKRMQGYAALWIPGSDHASIATEVKIIDKLKENGLSKRDISREKFLEMAWEWKEKYENRILNQLKKMGSSCDWSRKRFTLDEVCSRAVKEVFVSLYKKGLIYRGDRIINWCPSCKTALSDAEVEHEEQLGHMWHIRYPVKDEHRYVVIATTRPETMLGDVAVAVNPDDERYKDIIGKRLILPIVGREIPVIADNYVDMSFGTGAVKVTPAHDPNDFEMGIRHDLKFINIMNEDATINSNGGDYEGLDRYEARRKIINKLKDMGLLVKVEEHVHNVGHCYRCNTTVEPFLSKQWFVKMEPLAKPALEVVKNKKVQFIPERFAKNYINWLENIRDWCISRQLWWGHRIPAWYCDECGHITVSKEEPYKCENCGSRQIHQDEDVLDTWFSSALWPFSTMKWPEESQDLKYFFPTNVLVTGYDIIFFWVARMIFMSLEFMHEVPFRHVLIHGLIRDEQGRKMSKSLGNGIDPLEIIDKYGADTLRFTLITGNAPGNDMRFSYDKVEASRNFANKLWNASRYVLLNLTENDTVLYTENMTLADKWILTRLNNVVKEVTENLDKYELGIAAGKLYDFVWSEFCDWYIELSKPVLYGDDFQAKRVTKSILRYVLDDILRLLHPFMPFITEEIWQNIPHNGESIMVSKWPEYNEELNFEDAAKKTQILMETIKTIRNLRSEVNVSPAKKSRVIISTENEDMIDIFKDGENYILKLAGASEILIEHNKEFLPQKAVSGTVKDALILMPLEDLIDIDVEIKRLNDEKIKVLSEINRAEGMLKNKNFVSKAPEAVVNAEKEKLEKYKAMLENIKDRLQYLKR from the coding sequence ATGGATATAGCAAAGACATATAATCCAAAAGAATTTGAAGATAGAATTTATAATGAATGGATGCAAAAGGGATATTTTACGCCTAAAATTGATCCTGATAAAAAGCCTTTTACGATAGTTATTCCTCCCCCAAACATTACGGGTCAGCTTCATATGGGACATGCTTTGGATAATACGATGCAGGATATTATAATAAGGTGGAAAAGAATGCAGGGATATGCCGCATTGTGGATACCTGGTTCAGACCATGCCAGTATTGCAACAGAGGTTAAAATTATTGATAAACTTAAAGAAAATGGGCTTTCAAAAAGAGATATTAGCAGGGAGAAATTTTTAGAAATGGCATGGGAGTGGAAGGAAAAATATGAAAACCGCATTCTGAATCAACTTAAAAAAATGGGTTCTTCCTGCGACTGGAGCAGGAAAAGATTTACACTTGATGAGGTATGCTCAAGAGCGGTTAAGGAAGTATTTGTTTCACTTTATAAAAAAGGGCTTATATATAGAGGCGATAGAATAATAAATTGGTGTCCTTCTTGTAAAACCGCATTATCAGATGCAGAAGTTGAACATGAAGAGCAGCTTGGACATATGTGGCATATAAGATATCCGGTAAAAGATGAACATAGATATGTTGTAATAGCAACAACCAGACCTGAAACAATGCTTGGAGATGTAGCTGTTGCAGTAAATCCTGACGATGAAAGATATAAAGACATCATTGGGAAGAGATTGATACTTCCTATTGTAGGAAGGGAGATACCCGTTATAGCGGACAATTATGTGGATATGTCTTTTGGAACGGGTGCAGTTAAAGTGACACCGGCACATGACCCTAATGATTTTGAAATGGGTATAAGACATGACCTTAAATTCATAAACATAATGAATGAGGATGCAACAATAAATTCAAACGGCGGTGATTATGAAGGGCTTGATAGATATGAAGCAAGGCGAAAAATTATAAACAAGCTTAAAGATATGGGGCTATTGGTAAAGGTTGAGGAACATGTTCACAATGTTGGGCATTGTTATAGATGTAATACAACGGTCGAACCCTTTCTTTCAAAGCAGTGGTTTGTAAAGATGGAGCCTTTGGCTAAGCCGGCTCTTGAGGTAGTAAAGAACAAGAAGGTTCAGTTTATACCTGAAAGATTTGCGAAAAACTATATTAACTGGCTGGAAAATATCAGAGATTGGTGTATTTCAAGGCAGCTCTGGTGGGGTCATAGGATACCGGCATGGTATTGTGATGAGTGTGGACATATAACAGTGTCAAAAGAGGAACCTTATAAATGTGAAAACTGCGGAAGCAGACAAATACATCAGGACGAGGATGTTTTAGATACATGGTTCAGTTCTGCATTATGGCCTTTTTCTACAATGAAATGGCCTGAAGAAAGCCAAGATCTAAAATATTTCTTTCCTACAAATGTTCTTGTAACAGGTTATGATATTATTTTTTTCTGGGTTGCAAGGATGATATTTATGAGTCTTGAATTTATGCATGAGGTTCCCTTTAGGCATGTACTGATACATGGTCTTATAAGAGATGAGCAGGGAAGGAAAATGAGTAAATCACTGGGAAATGGCATAGATCCACTTGAAATTATAGATAAATATGGTGCGGATACCTTGAGATTTACATTAATAACAGGAAATGCTCCCGGGAATGATATGAGGTTTAGTTATGATAAGGTAGAAGCCAGCCGGAATTTTGCTAATAAATTATGGAATGCGTCCAGATATGTTTTGCTTAACCTTACTGAAAATGATACGGTTCTTTATACAGAAAACATGACACTTGCTGATAAATGGATATTGACAAGGCTAAATAATGTTGTCAAAGAAGTAACTGAGAATCTTGATAAATATGAGCTTGGTATAGCAGCAGGAAAACTTTATGATTTTGTATGGAGTGAGTTTTGCGATTGGTATATAGAGTTAAGTAAACCTGTTTTATACGGTGATGATTTTCAGGCAAAAAGGGTTACGAAATCCATCCTAAGATATGTACTCGATGATATTTTAAGGCTTTTGCATCCTTTTATGCCTTTTATAACAGAAGAGATATGGCAAAACATACCGCATAATGGTGAAAGCATAATGGTATCAAAGTGGCCGGAATATAATGAAGAACTTAATTTTGAAGATGCGGCAAAGAAAACCCAGATCTTAATGGAGACTATAAAGACAATAAGGAATTTAAGAAGTGAAGTAAATGTTTCGCCAGCTAAAAAATCAAGGGTAATAATTTCAACAGAAAATGAGGATATGATAGATATATTCAAAGATGGTGAAAATTATATTTTAAAACTGGCAGGTGCATCTGAAATTTTGATAGAGCATAATAAGGAGTTTCTTCCCCAAAAAGCGGTGAGTGGCACAGTTAAAGATGCGTTGATATTAATGCCTCTTGAAGACCTTATTGATATTGATGTGGAAATAAAAAGGCTTAACGATGAAAAGATAAAAGTATTAAGCGAAATTAATAGAGCTGAGGGTATGCTTAAGAATAAAAACTTTGTAAGTAAAGCACCGGAAGCTGTTGTAAATGCCGAAAAGGAAAAGTTAGAAAAATACAAAGCAATGCTTGAAAATATTAAAGACAGGCTTCAATATCTAAAAAGATAA
- a CDS encoding GNAT family N-acetyltransferase, producing the protein MFTFFKKVEKKSILEIREVNLKDAKGIVNLMDVVGKEKIYMVTDEYSLTEEEERQLIRRLDHDKDLILIADYGGQVVGCLTLFRYYGGRSSKVQHVAEIGISINPEFRNSGIGSKLFEYAIKWAKQKNYKKLCLSVFSTNEIAIHLYRKYGFKEEGRRRAQFKIGSDYVDEILMGLFI; encoded by the coding sequence ATGTTTACATTTTTTAAGAAGGTTGAAAAAAAATCCATACTTGAGATAAGAGAGGTAAATTTAAAAGATGCTAAAGGAATAGTAAATCTTATGGATGTTGTGGGTAAAGAAAAAATATATATGGTTACAGATGAATACAGCTTGACAGAAGAAGAAGAAAGACAGCTTATAAGAAGATTGGACCATGATAAGGATTTAATCCTTATTGCAGATTATGGAGGTCAAGTAGTAGGCTGTCTTACCCTTTTCAGGTATTATGGCGGCAGGTCATCAAAAGTGCAACATGTTGCTGAAATAGGAATAAGCATTAATCCTGAATTTAGAAATTCGGGTATTGGTTCAAAACTGTTTGAGTATGCTATAAAATGGGCGAAACAAAAGAATTATAAAAAATTATGTTTAAGTGTTTTTAGTACAAATGAAATTGCAATACATCTTTACAGGAAGTATGGATTTAAAGAAGAAGGCAGAAGAAGAGCACAATTTAAGATAGGGTCGGATTATGTCGATGAAATCTTAATGGGGTTATTTATATGA
- a CDS encoding bifunctional folylpolyglutamate synthase/dihydrofolate synthase, whose product MDYQEAMDYINNTNKFGIKLGLDIISKILKNMGNPEKNLKIIHVAGTNGKGSTCSFLSHILRCASYKVGLYTSPYLECFEERLRINGENIPKEKLVYYVEYIKPIIDKIIEEGYDCPTEFELITAIAFKYFYDEEVDFVVLEVGLGGRFDATNAIEKSLLSIITTIDYDHMDRLGNTIEGIAYEKAGIIKQNGNVVSCFQNIGALNVIKDVCKDKNATLTILDKEDINIKEMTSYKQIFDFKGFKSLEIRLIGKHQVYNASLAVLAIINLKKYNINIDEECIRKGLVDTTWPGRLEVISRSPLVVIDGAHNLQGIRVLKDALELFTYKKLILVVGMLRDKDTENMLNLIVPEADIVIATMPISDRAYTAEELSKRIKRADVVHFEDIDAAARYALSKADSDDMVLFSGSLYMIGHLRSILKNVIFSSSH is encoded by the coding sequence ATGGATTATCAAGAGGCAATGGATTATATTAACAATACTAATAAATTTGGGATAAAACTTGGGCTTGATATAATAAGTAAGATTCTTAAAAATATGGGAAATCCTGAAAAGAATCTTAAAATAATTCATGTGGCAGGAACAAACGGCAAGGGTTCTACATGCTCGTTTTTAAGTCATATTCTAAGATGTGCATCATATAAAGTTGGACTTTATACGTCACCATATCTTGAATGTTTTGAAGAAAGGCTTAGAATAAATGGGGAGAATATTCCAAAGGAAAAATTGGTTTATTATGTAGAATATATAAAACCTATTATTGATAAAATAATAGAAGAGGGATATGACTGTCCTACTGAGTTTGAACTTATTACAGCAATCGCATTCAAATACTTTTATGATGAAGAGGTTGATTTTGTTGTTCTTGAGGTAGGTTTAGGCGGAAGGTTTGATGCAACGAATGCTATTGAAAAATCTCTTTTGTCAATAATTACTACAATAGATTATGACCATATGGATAGATTAGGAAATACAATTGAAGGAATAGCATATGAAAAAGCCGGTATTATAAAACAAAACGGCAATGTTGTAAGCTGTTTTCAAAACATAGGCGCACTAAATGTTATAAAAGATGTATGCAAAGATAAAAATGCAACCCTTACAATACTGGATAAAGAGGATATAAATATAAAAGAGATGACGTCTTATAAACAGATTTTCGATTTTAAAGGATTTAAAAGTCTTGAGATAAGACTTATTGGGAAACATCAGGTATATAATGCCTCACTTGCTGTTCTTGCTATAATAAATTTGAAGAAATACAATATTAATATTGATGAAGAATGTATAAGAAAGGGACTTGTAGATACTACATGGCCCGGAAGATTAGAGGTTATTTCAAGGTCACCTTTAGTGGTAATAGATGGTGCTCATAATCTTCAAGGGATAAGGGTTTTAAAAGATGCCCTAGAGCTTTTCACGTATAAAAAACTGATTTTGGTTGTCGGCATGCTTAGAGATAAGGATACTGAAAATATGCTGAATCTTATTGTCCCTGAAGCAGATATTGTTATTGCAACAATGCCAATCAGTGATAGGGCATATACTGCAGAGGAACTTTCCAAAAGAATTAAAAGAGCAGATGTGGTGCATTTTGAAGATATTGATGCTGCTGCGAGATATGCCTTAAGCAAGGCGGATAGTGATGATATGGTTCTATTTAGTGGTTCACTTTACATGATAGGTCATTTAAGGAGTATTTTAAAGAATGTAATATTTTCATCTTCTCATTAA
- the thiD gene encoding bifunctional hydroxymethylpyrimidine kinase/phosphomethylpyrimidine kinase has protein sequence MRKILTIAGSDSIGGAGIQADLKTFCALGVYGMSVITAVTAQNTRGVFDVRNMDESIIKEQIDCVFDDTDVDALKIGMVSTGSIIEVIASSLKKWKAQNIVLDPVMISKSGYYLLKTDAINVLKTKLMPLADILTPNIPEAELITGIKINGIDEMKKAAKMMVDMGANTVVVKGGHLINDAADVFYDGKELFIMPEDKINTKNTHGTGCTYSAAIASYLGKGFSEKEAVLNAKRYITTAIKNSLSIGKGVGPLGHLIDLYRRAGVDY, from the coding sequence ATGAGGAAAATACTTACTATTGCTGGTTCTGACAGTATAGGTGGAGCGGGAATCCAGGCTGACCTTAAAACATTTTGTGCGCTGGGAGTTTATGGTATGTCTGTGATAACTGCTGTAACTGCTCAAAATACAAGAGGGGTTTTTGATGTCCGGAATATGGATGAAAGTATAATTAAAGAGCAGATTGACTGTGTATTCGATGACACTGATGTTGATGCATTAAAAATTGGAATGGTTTCAACTGGGTCTATAATTGAAGTGATAGCATCATCATTGAAAAAATGGAAGGCTCAAAACATTGTGTTAGATCCCGTTATGATATCTAAAAGCGGGTATTATTTATTGAAAACGGATGCGATTAATGTATTGAAAACAAAATTAATGCCTTTAGCAGATATACTTACACCAAATATTCCTGAAGCTGAACTTATAACAGGAATTAAAATAAATGGAATTGATGAAATGAAAAAAGCTGCAAAGATGATGGTAGACATGGGAGCAAATACAGTTGTTGTTAAAGGGGGTCATCTAATAAATGATGCGGCGGATGTATTTTATGATGGGAAAGAGCTATTTATAATGCCGGAAGATAAAATAAACACAAAAAATACACATGGTACAGGATGTACATATTCTGCTGCGATTGCATCATATCTTGGAAAGGGATTTAGTGAAAAAGAAGCTGTATTAAATGCAAAAAGGTACATTACTACTGCTATTAAAAATTCACTTTCGATAGGCAAAGGTGTCGGACCTTTAGGACACCTTATCGACCTTTACAGAAGGGCAGGTGTAGATTATTGA
- a CDS encoding YncE family protein, with translation MNIYVANKGEDTVQRINLNKHINDFLRLKPLKEMYNVLQYNREPVVGPHRMIFDRVSNKLYTLNEYDDSISIIDIKSFKFLRTIYAGACPNNGIILNNDILITNGDGDCVSVFNIKSEKIVEQIKVGSQPQAILYNKRFGKIIVCNMNSDSITIINPLDFSVEKDFVVGSKPYDMCFSNDEKYLFVSNTYLESGLDGTISVFDMSSEKIVNTLKCGKLPISICSDEKYIYVVNSCSNTLRRICIKTGEYKEIYCGYMPSYITVKNRKAFISNTGENKLLLIDIENFLVEKSIEMGKEPDGIFIEA, from the coding sequence TTGAATATATATGTTGCCAATAAAGGGGAAGATACAGTTCAACGTATAAACCTTAATAAACATATTAATGATTTTTTAAGGCTCAAGCCATTAAAAGAAATGTATAATGTATTACAATATAATAGAGAACCTGTTGTAGGTCCACATAGGATGATTTTTGATAGAGTCAGTAATAAACTATATACCTTAAATGAATATGATGATTCAATAAGTATAATAGATATTAAAAGTTTTAAATTTTTAAGGACAATTTATGCAGGTGCTTGTCCTAATAATGGTATTATCCTTAATAATGATATATTAATAACAAATGGTGATGGTGATTGCGTAAGTGTTTTTAATATTAAATCTGAAAAAATAGTAGAACAGATAAAGGTGGGAAGTCAGCCACAGGCGATATTATACAATAAAAGGTTTGGTAAAATTATAGTATGCAACATGAATTCAGATTCTATAACAATTATAAATCCTTTAGATTTTTCGGTAGAGAAAGATTTTGTTGTAGGTTCAAAGCCATATGATATGTGTTTTTCAAATGATGAAAAATATCTTTTTGTAAGTAATACCTATCTTGAATCCGGCCTTGATGGAACTATTTCTGTTTTTGATATGTCAAGTGAGAAAATAGTTAATACTTTAAAGTGTGGAAAACTACCGATTTCGATTTGTTCTGATGAAAAATATATTTATGTTGTCAATTCTTGTTCAAATACATTAAGGAGAATATGTATAAAAACAGGAGAATATAAAGAGATATATTGTGGTTATATGCCTTCGTATATTACTGTAAAAAATAGAAAAGCTTTTATATCAAATACAGGTGAAAATAAATTATTGTTGATTGATATTGAAAATTTTTTAGTTGAAAAAAGTATAGAAATGGGAAAAGAGCCTGATGGTATTTTTATTGAAGCGTAA
- a CDS encoding DUF4364 family protein: MSYETQELAENKLIILYILKRIDMPLTGEQINRIIVDNKLMNYFYLKHFLNELNDSKFIIFEDNKFFLSESGLTALKLFLTHIPEEIRKKIDEYILYNKETFKQESQYIAIYSKKSANEYIANCKVVENGITLIDLSISVVDAEQAKIICDNWKQKSQDIYGYIINKLTLQ; the protein is encoded by the coding sequence TTGAGCTATGAAACTCAGGAATTAGCGGAAAATAAACTTATTATATTATATATATTAAAAAGAATTGATATGCCTTTAACAGGTGAACAAATTAACAGGATTATAGTTGATAACAAATTAATGAATTACTTTTATCTGAAACATTTTTTGAATGAACTTAATGATAGCAAATTTATAATATTTGAAGATAATAAATTCTTTTTAAGCGAATCAGGTTTAACTGCTTTAAAATTATTTTTAACACATATTCCTGAAGAAATAAGGAAAAAAATCGATGAATATATACTTTACAACAAAGAAACTTTTAAGCAGGAATCTCAATATATAGCAATTTATTCCAAAAAATCGGCAAACGAATATATTGCAAACTGTAAAGTCGTAGAAAATGGAATTACACTGATTGATTTAAGTATAAGTGTAGTAGATGCAGAACAAGCAAAGATAATTTGTGATAACTGGAAACAAAAATCACAGGATATATATGGCTATATAATAAATAAACTTACGCTTCAATAA